TGGATCAAAGCAACCTGAAAAACTGCCTTGGCTTCCAGACCATTCTCACCTGGTAAATAGCTAAAAAAAGATTGGGGGATCATCAGATAAATGTCCAGATACACACCACCCTCGATGGAAAAACGTGAATAGTCCAGGGATACCCCCAGATCAGCCTCAGTATAGGTATCAGCCGCCATTACTGTAAAGGCGACCGTTAGCAGCAGAATAACTCTTTTAAGTAAATTGCACTGAAACAAGGCGGGATATTCCTTCCTCTTCCATGGTAACACCGTATAGGAACCGGGCTGCTTCCATAGTAAGCTTGTTATGAGTGATCACAATAAATTGGGTTCGCGTTGAAAAGTGTTCCAGCATTTTGGTATATTTGCGGATATTCCTGTCATCCAGAGGTGCATCCACCTCATCAAGTATGCAGTAAGGACTTGGCTTCACCTGATAGATGGCGAACAGCAGGGCAATAGCGGTCAGAGCTTTTTCACCGGCAGAAAGCATCTTCAGGTTCTGAGTCTTCTTGCCACGTGGTGTTGCTTTAATGATTATATCGCTTTCAAGGACATCATCAGGATTCTCAAGCAATAGACTGGCCTCTCCACCATCAAAGAGCATCTGAAAAGTCCCTTTGAAATGTTCCTGGATCAACCCAAAGGTTTCGCGGAATTGCTTACGGGCTATCCGATCCAGTTTTGAGATTGTTTCCAGTAGGCTGGATCTGGCTTCAAATAGATCGGTCTGCTGTTCCTTGAGAAAATTAAGCCGACTCTGTTCAACTTCAAATTCATCCTGAACAGCCATATTGATAGGTCCCAGGTTCTCAATAAACTTTTGGCTGCGTCGGATCCGCTTTTCAACCTGCTCCTGATCAAACTCTGTCAGATCCAGGTCATGGGGCAGATCGCTCTGGTACTTCTCCTGCACCCGTTCAACAATATGTTGATTTTTAGCTTCCAGATTTGCAGCTGATACGGATAGTTCACGTAGTTCTTCTGCAACCGCTTCCCGTTTATGGTGATGATCACGTAAACGGAGTTCAAGTTCATTCAGGGCTTGCCGTTTGACCTGAACCCGACTGGAAATCTCAACCAGGATCTCAGATTCTCGTTCAAGGATGGTTTTAACCTGGGCTAAATGATCCTTTTCAGAATTTTGGGTCTCCCGTTCATCCTTTAACACTTCTGTGTGCAGCAGTAACTCGTCTTCAAGGGTTTGATCACGCGTATGAATATCTTTTAAGGTTTCATTAACACTGGTCAGTCGTGTATCCAGATTGCGCTCTTCATTCTTGAGGTTGACATGTTCCAAACGACCCGTTTGAGCGGCTTCACTGGCCTCATCACGTTGATTTAAAAGGGTTTGCAAAGCGGCTTCCATGAGACTGATCTCGGCTTCAGTACTGGCTCGTTCAGTTTCTGCAGCTGTCAGTTGAGGAACGAAAGCAGTTATGCGATCTTCAGCATCCTTAATGGCCTGCTTTAATTCTGTCAGCTCCTGATCGACACTATTTTCATCAGCCTCAGTGGAACTGATACCGTATTGCGCTCTGGAATTCTTACGCTCAACTTCCAGTAATATCTGGCGTTGATCATCCCGGGAAGTTCTGCTGGAGCGCAGTTCTCTTTCCAGGATGCCAATCCGGGTATGAAACTTTTCGATATCCGCGCTGTGCGCTTCGATCTCATCCACCAACTTGGAGAACTGAATCCTTAGTCGCTGTATCCGGTCATGCCGACCCAAGATCATATTTTCGCCCTCTCCTCCGGCTCCTCCCTTGATCAAACCAAGTGCGTCATACAGGGTACCGTCAATACTGACGATACGGCCGGAAATATTATTCCAATCAGGGGTGTAATCATTGTCAACCAGGGTTAGGTCACCCAGTAAAGACTGGGCTAAACCAGCATACCCAGATTTGGGCTCGACAAAATCCAGGGCAGAACCAATGACATGCTTGCCAGATATTTTCGCTGGTGTTTTTACAGGTGATGAGTTGATCGGGTCAAGCGGTAGAAAAGTAGCAGATCCTGCTTTCTGCTGCTGTAAACTGGCAATAGCTTTTAAAGCGGACTCTCGATCACGGGTCACTAAAGCTTCAGCCAGAGGACCCAGAGCAGTTTGAATCGCTGTTTCGTAGCGTTCATCAGGGGTGATCAGATCTGCCACGGTTCCCAGAATTCCAAGTTGATCCAGATCTTCACTAAGTAATGCTCGAACTCCCCCGGAGTAGCCTTCGCCAGATTCAAGCAATTCCTCATAAAAATTGAGCTGATTCTCTACACTTACGCGTTGACCTCGCTTTTTGGCCAAAGCTTCCCGAGTTTCATTCAACTTATCCTGTAGTTCCTGAAAGCCTGATTCCAACTCAGTGACTTTGGTTTCAAGAGCCTTGTATTGGATCTCGGCATCTTTAAAATCCGAGCCTACCAGATCCAGTTCCTGCTGATACTGCTTACGGGACTGGCAAAGGCGTTCTTTTTTGCTTGAAAGATGCTCAATGGTGCTGTGGTGTTGAGTCAGAGCAGCTTCCTGGTGACTTTTTTGATGGTTCAGATCGCTGAGACGATTAAGTAATTCGAGGTGTTTCTGATTGTGGGTATCATGCTCTGAT
This genomic interval from Candidatus Neomarinimicrobiota bacterium contains the following:
- the smc gene encoding chromosome segregation protein SMC, with product MYISDLAIKGFKSFAEPTKLKFAEGLTCIVGPNGCGKTNVVDAIRWVMGEQKSSVLRSQNMHDVIFSGTDKRKQVNFAEVSLTIHNNRGLLPVEYTDVVITRRVFRDGASEFFINKNACRLKDIHELFVDTGMGSDAYSVIELKMVESILSESKEERRRLIEEASGINKYKQQRRLSMRRLDSTENDLNRVNDIIVEVEKSVGSLRRQLAKYKRFDRVQSQLKDDEIAMAVHQTNQVLDKLIPIRQRIAQIKDGYGASGEEVNLEEKRVEEAKTQLTSIETDHQQQQEHVNSHNTERIGIEQILLVAEEKILGATAALDRIRVEKSTLVEREGSSETLRSELSNEKAHIQPRIETAHAKEATLNVAFEDAVEHYRKSKSEHDTHNQKHLELLNRLSDLNHQKSHQEAALTQHHSTIEHLSSKKERLCQSRKQYQQELDLVGSDFKDAEIQYKALETKVTELESGFQELQDKLNETREALAKKRGQRVSVENQLNFYEELLESGEGYSGGVRALLSEDLDQLGILGTVADLITPDERYETAIQTALGPLAEALVTRDRESALKAIASLQQQKAGSATFLPLDPINSSPVKTPAKISGKHVIGSALDFVEPKSGYAGLAQSLLGDLTLVDNDYTPDWNNISGRIVSIDGTLYDALGLIKGGAGGEGENMILGRHDRIQRLRIQFSKLVDEIEAHSADIEKFHTRIGILERELRSSRTSRDDQRQILLEVERKNSRAQYGISSTEADENSVDQELTELKQAIKDAEDRITAFVPQLTAAETERASTEAEISLMEAALQTLLNQRDEASEAAQTGRLEHVNLKNEERNLDTRLTSVNETLKDIHTRDQTLEDELLLHTEVLKDERETQNSEKDHLAQVKTILERESEILVEISSRVQVKRQALNELELRLRDHHHKREAVAEELRELSVSAANLEAKNQHIVERVQEKYQSDLPHDLDLTEFDQEQVEKRIRRSQKFIENLGPINMAVQDEFEVEQSRLNFLKEQQTDLFEARSSLLETISKLDRIARKQFRETFGLIQEHFKGTFQMLFDGGEASLLLENPDDVLESDIIIKATPRGKKTQNLKMLSAGEKALTAIALLFAIYQVKPSPYCILDEVDAPLDDRNIRKYTKMLEHFSTRTQFIVITHNKLTMEAARFLYGVTMEEEGISRLVSVQFT